GTCAGCCGCATGCAGCTGGCCGAACAGCGCACCGCCGACAACCGCGCGATGACCCTGAACATCGCCGCCAGCTATGGCGGCCGCCAGGACATCGCCCGCGCGGCGCGCGAACTAGCCGCAGAGGTGGCCGCCGGCCGCCTGCTGCCCGAACAGATCGACGAAGCGATGCTGTCCAGCCGGGTCGCCCTGGCCGACCTGCCGCCACCGGACCTGTTCATCCGCACCGGCGGCGACACCCGCATCAGCAATTTCCTGCTGTGGCAGCTGGCGTATACCGAATTGTGGTTCACCGACGTGCTGTGGCCCGAGTTCGACGCCGCCGTCCTGCAGCAGGCGCTGGACGCCTATGCCGCCCGTGAACGCCGCTTCGGCCTGACCAGCGCCCAGATCGCCGCCCTGGCCACCGAGACGTCCACCCCATGACCAAGACCCGAGTCATCGCCGCGCTGATCATGGCGCCGGTCGCCATCGCGGCCATCCTGCTGCTGCCGACCCAATGGCTGGCCGCCGCTGCCGCCGCCGTGTTCCTGATCGGCCTGTGGGAATGGCTGAAGCTGGCCGACGTGGACGACACCCTCGCCCGCACCGTGCTGCTGGTGCTGAACCTGCTGCTGATGGTGCTGATGGTG
This is a stretch of genomic DNA from Stenotrophomonas rhizophila. It encodes these proteins:
- the uppS gene encoding polyprenyl diphosphate synthase gives rise to the protein MSQAPTSSTPAAIPRHVAIIMDGNGRWAQKRRRPRLIGHRAGARAVNRTIDFCLERGIAALTLFAFSSENWGRPTDEVDALMKLFLNALDREVDELHRRGVRVRFIGERERFGAGLVSRMQLAEQRTADNRAMTLNIAASYGGRQDIARAARELAAEVAAGRLLPEQIDEAMLSSRVALADLPPPDLFIRTGGDTRISNFLLWQLAYTELWFTDVLWPEFDAAVLQQALDAYAARERRFGLTSAQIAALATETSTP